Within Lagopus muta isolate bLagMut1 chromosome 1, bLagMut1 primary, whole genome shotgun sequence, the genomic segment TTTTGGAGTGTGCTAAGGATTCACACATTTTCCTCTGCACAACCTGTGCCTCTTGTTAGTCAGTTTATCAAGAGCACTGTGATAGACAGTTGCTCCAAAAGGCCTTCTGCTGTACGTTTTTAgtactgaaaaatgtaaaactcAAGATAAATGAGTTAGTTGGTGAATGAAAGACCCTGATCATAGAGACCTGTTCATTCTGTAGAGAACTGTCTGCAAAGTCGTCTTACATCAAGAGATCTGCCTTTGAATAAACATTTAGCTGTCTGAGCAATTTATATATCTTTCTAAAACCAACTTTAACCAGCGCACAATCTGCTTACTGTATCCCAAAGTTAGCGAAGGTGATGCAATCTTCCCAATACTCACTTTTAAGAATGTCATAATTAATCTCTCCTCAGATAGTTGCAGTTGCTTGGAACAGGTAATATGAATTACAACCCAGTAGTGACAGTTGGCCTGCTGCTGTTAGAGGCTAGGTCACTCACACAAATAGAGCTTCTGGTTTTGTATCTATCTAAACTTATGTCAGGTGATTCCCACTCAAACTGTCTGCTGTCAGGCACTATCAATATTGTAATTTCATTGATCTTACCATACAATCAGTGCAATGACCCAATTCAAAACCAGCTCAATATGATAAATATCCTCTTTGACTATGGTAAACAGCCCAAGCGCAGGTTTAAATACAAGCATCCTGGTAACAGTAGGCAGTGACCAACAAGACTCATTAACCatgtttcatttcatgttttcttcctaGACTTCTGACAACACTTCAGTGGTTAAGTGACGATGTCATATTATTtcacagatgaaaaatgaaaacatcatgTTCTAAGTGAGCCAAACTTGGAACTAAATTCTCAGTTTCTACAAATCTATGACCCTAAGCACTTAATATGGCACATGTTACATATGTTCCTGTTGTGCTGATGCTAAGCTTTTTCCAACATAAGACACTGTTTTCTACTGGTTTGGCAAGAAGACAACCAGATGTAGTGGGTAAGTAAAAAATTAAGTAATGTTTCATCCCATGCTAGCCATCTCAGTTATCTGATCAGATCTTGTCAAGTCTCTTTCTACAACCAATAGGAAAATTGTCCAAGACAGGTAAAAGTGAATTACCTAACATACTGGGAGATGTAGATGGGTAAACGTGAATCTCACTATTAAAGTCACTCATATTCTTGAATTTGACCACCTATTCTATATGAGAACAGAGCTCCCAGGGGGAGCTGATGAGTGTGCAGGACTTATTGGGAGACAAATCCTTTGTGTATGTAGTAAGGGAtcactttttctctcagtaatGTCATTCTAATTGCAGATGAACTTCGGCTACGTAATGATCTGCAGGTTACCAAGAAAGAGTCACAAGTTATTCTGTACTGGAACAACAACCTGACAAAAGAAGAGACAGAGAAGTACAGTGTGAAGTATATTCTGAGTTACACATTCTTTGATACAtttcaggaaaggaaagtaAGTTGTTCAATGGTTACATGTAGTTTAACTGAAATCACACATTACTTCATTTGGTAGATGAATTTGCATAATTTGCCTTTCAGTCATTGTTACTGTCTGTCTTAATGtaattccttcttcctctttttagGAAAGactacaggaaaagaaaaaaaggatacGTCTTGAGCTACATACAGGTTTTAAAGCTAGAGTTAAAACACAAGTTTttatgaaagaaacagaagaccTAATTAAGGAGAGTGGCTGGACAGAATGTACATACAGATCTCCTCCAGGTCAGCTATTTCCTGCATATCATTAAGACACATAAGCATTCCTTGCAATGTTCTGTCTTACTTGGATAGTTTCTAAAAGCTAATTATTATCTTATaccatatttttaaagtattcatTTAAGAGAATGACATATAGCATCTTGGAATACTGGTAATTATTTAAGACATGTTTAGGTTCACCTCAGCTGAGTGAGATGTCAATGTTATTCCAAGTCTCCATCTTCCCTAACTCCTAACTCTGTTGAGGACTGCCTTTTGTATTATCTGGTTTCAGAAAATCTTAGAAGAGTAGAGTTCTTCAGCAAGAATccagatggtttttttttctctttaactgTATTAGTAAGGCTTTTGGTTGTAGTGTCAGAAGTACTTCTCAGTTATTATTGCCCCAAAAATCCATTTGCTCTCACCCGGTACTTAACTGCCCCTCTAGAGATAAAGATACAAGACAGATCTTAAAGGCATCCATTGTGTTCCTAGAAAATCTAAGTAACAGAAATGgcacactttctttttttctcctttctttgttgCAGTATATATTCAGAATCTTTCATGCGTCATAtataatgtttcttttttcaattgCACCTGGCATATTAAAGCAGAAGATCCTGCAGATgtccagtattttttttcatacaggTAAGGATCTTGTGCAAAACTAGTAAATTAGTATGAAactattgtttgtttgttttaaaacaccAAATCTGTGATACCTTGTCTAAGCTCTATTATACCTTGATCTGAAAGACTCATATTTCCCTCCCACAGAcacatagaaaaatattttgaatgccagcaatatataaaaaatgcaaggaataaaaatattggATGCCACATGAAAGATACATCTTTCCAACCactaaggaaaataattttaaacatatCTGTAGTAGATCTGAGAAATAATTCAAGAAGACTGTCTTATTATAAAGGTTTTACACCTCAGAAAATAGGTAAGTATTATCTATTACTGCCTATTATGAAAAACTTGCTTATTGGTTATTTCATTGATCTGGaatcaaggaaacaaaagagagaagTGTGACAAAACTAGAATATTATTTCCAACTTGCTATACATTTATATCCCTGGGAATTTTAcacaaggattaaaaaaaaaaaaaaagagagagagattgtGACTCAAATGCCTTTAGTTTTATTCTTTGAAGTAATATCACTGTTTACCTATAATTGCCCTTTAGAAAATAATAGGATATtgtgagaaaatgttttaaagatttAATTCCATGTAATTTGAAAAGCATTATATTATTCTTTCctccagtttttctcttttctgtaatttctttctcttattgTCCCGAGGAAAACAAGTTAACATGGAGTCTATACACACATCCATCATTAATAACTGTATTTGAGAATATGAGTGTTATGAATCATTAAAAACAtctctatttatttatgaagccattttcagttaaaaatattttgatagtGATTTTTAACTACTGACAGCCAAATGAtcagatatatttatttttcctaactTCTCTGTGATGCTTGAATTAATCTCATTAGTAAGAAAGTCTCCTGAGCTTTAGCACAGATTGCAGaatcaaatacatttcaaataatGAATGTATTGATCATATTCCAGACTTGTAAAATAGGAATCAGGATAATTCAGGTGAAAGCAAAAACTCAGTCAAATTTATCAAAATCTCTACCGAGCTAGATTTGATTTACTGTGTTTTCATACATTAGAATTATTGGCTTTACCTTAGTATTTACACTGCAGTTAAAAGCAGTTAAAAGCAGTATGTTCTGctttagcaaaataaaatatcttcatgaaagtctttttttcaggaaaaaaaaaagtcaaggagGGAAGAACTAATCTGCAGGAACACTGTGTTATGTTTCATAGCCAACTTGGAGGAGCTTGCTGATGGTTAAGCCAGCAGTTTCCCCTCCTGCCCCAGTGCCAAGCAGAAACCTATCTTACTTCTAAAATACATTGCAAAAGTTGCATGGCATGCAGCAAACTTACCCTCAGCTTATTAGGGCAACTTAGTCCTAGCTGTCTAAATGGCTGAATCATAGAGTgtttaaagttggaaaagacctctcagatcatcttgtccaaacCTCAGTGCACTCACAACAAGGTGATATCCTCTGGGAAAAATATCTCAGAGGtgaaaaatatgtctttttcACTTTGGAGGTTGAACACAAAGATGATGTTGCTTACCTTCCTCACCTTTCATGGCTTGTGGTGCACCTTGACCCCTAAGGTGAGTTCTGGTCACTGCCAGTAAGGTCAGATTTGGGGGCAGGCAGAACAGAACAACTTTACAAGGCTGAGGTTGGTATAGATGCTTTTGTTGACTTTGTGGAGCACTCTCATTGCTCCAAAATGAGACTCCTGTAGATGggaaaggcaaaataaaagccaaaaagGGAACCTCAGCATGACATACCTTCCTGTAGAGCAAGACAGGGCCATGTAGCCacagctgcaggaaaacagagcaCCACATTGCAGCCGTGCAACTAGCGCAGTCCCACAGCTTTGTGGTGAACACATCTCTGCTGGTAGGGCTGATTAGAGAACTGCAACTGTGGTTCGTCCCTTTGTGGCAATGCAACATCAGCTGCGAGGGTTCCTGCTGCCTGAATACCCTGCACACATCTGTACCCAGATCAGTGCCTCAGTGGACTCCATGATAGAAAGTGGCTGTGGACTTGCTTATTTACAACAAATGCTAAAAcctaaaaatgcaaaaatgtctCTTGCTTCCAAACCAGTTCACCTTccctctccaaaaaaaaaaaccactcatGGCTACTGCACAGCTTGCACTTTGTGATGGGAACACAATGGTGGTGgtggaattgtttgagttggaagggatgctTAAAtgtcacctagtccaaccatcctgtaatgaacagggaaaCAGCTACATCAGGGCACTCAAAGCCCTATCCAGCCTAATCTTGAATGACCccaggggtggggcatccaccagCTCTCctggcaacctgtgccagtgcctcaccacacttaTTATataaacttcttccttatatctagtaccgttttttcctcttttattttgaaaccgTTCTCCTTGTCCCATCGCAACACagcctgctaaagagtctgtccctttttcttatagcccccctttaaatactgaaaggccactctcaggtctccccatacccttcttttctccaggctgaacagccccaactctctcagcctgtcctcataagggAAGTGTTCCATTCCTTGGTCATTactgtggtcctcctctggacacattccaagAGGTCCATGTCCCTTTTTTATCTCCTAAGCTTGCATTGctccaaaggaaaaacatttatctATAGCAagttttcttctgctcattTGCAAGAAGAAATAGATATTATAGTCATGTGTAACAAACCTGACAGCATGAATAAGACCTGCCACTAGTTGCCAGCCCTTCAGTATCCCATCAGTGAGAGCTCTAACTCcattattttccaaattataTCACTGGGCTCGTAGATAGACTTGGGGTATCCCATGAGACACAGTGGaaatactgagaagaaaaaaatctttcccttTATTTTGAGGCAGAAATGAATGTCATTCAGTGAGTGAcacttttaaagaaattgtCTCATTCACTGAGTGTTTTCTTTGCAAGTGGTAACTCCATAACAGTCAATTGTCTTTTTCAAGGGCTGATGCACATAAATATGAGAAACAACACAAAGTGCACAAACCTCTCTGTActcattttcagagaaactgaACCCACCGATCAACGTCTCTGTTTCCCTTGAAAACAGAAGTATTAAAATTCACTGGAAACCCCCACCTACCATTggttcaagagaaaaaaagtgctttaagTATCAAGTGAAAATAACAGACAGTAAGGTAATCATATTTTTTGGTAATACACTTATTCCACATAGCATAATTTCTATAAAAATAGGCATCCCTTGTGTTTAAAGGatttaaaattcaaacaaaCTTTGAAGAAATCCCAAGGTCTTTCATAAATAATCCAaaattttttgtctttctcaacaaaaaagagaaacaacatATTTTACAACTTTTTCAGATTTATGCTTGCATTCAAGTGGGcttttttgttggctttgcttttcattaattttactgTTACATTAACACCACTTAGATTTCTGACCTTTTATTATTGATAAAAGATGCTAACTTGTGaatactgagaaataaaagtaacggtagaaaccttttttttttttttttttttttttttttagagaggTAATATTCAACCTGAAGAATATGTTATTAAAAGTGTTTGagttcattttttctgtatcatttcTGTCCAAAGATAGGACTTTAAcgtttaattatttttttttccccttcaggaAA encodes:
- the LOC125688409 gene encoding interleukin-5 receptor subunit alpha-like isoform X3; translated protein: MAHVTYVPVVLMLSFFQHKTLFSTGLARRQPDVVDELRLRNDLQVTKKESQVILYWNNNLTKEETEKYSVKYILSYTFFDTFQERKERLQEKKKRIRLELHTGFKARVKTQVFMKETEDLIKESGWTECTYRSPPEDPADVQYFFSYRHIEKYFECQQYIKNARNKNIGCHMKDTSFQPLRKIILNISVVDLRNNSRRLSYYKGFTPQKIEKLNPPINVSVSLENRSIKIHWKPPPTIGSREKKCFKYQVKITDSKIVDVSEEKYEYLLLRPAKKCTAQVRAKKEVCITNKIWSDWSEPVTIYDEETVDSILLSLTLFSLLIFLGSLLICACRRYRLLEVITTPFPGPTDKVTTWLATDETHHQKQNSVQMEMQSEVILRISEDNGDEDIKQHTYLKKSEDL
- the LOC125688409 gene encoding interleukin-5 receptor subunit alpha-like isoform X2; the protein is MAHVTYVPVVLMLSFFQHKTLFSTGLARRQPDVVDELRLRNDLQVTKKESQVILYWNNNLTKEETEKYSVKYILSYTFFDTFQERKERLQEKKKRIRLELHTGFKARVKTQVFMKETEDLIKESGWTECTYRSPPAEDPADVQYFFSYRHIEKYFECQQYIKNARNKNIGCHMKDTSFQPLRKIILNISVVDLRNNSRRLSYYKGFTPQKIEKLNPPINVSVSLENRSIKIHWKPPPTIGSREKKCFKYQVKITDSKIVDVSEEKYEYLLLRPAKKCTAQVRAKKEVCITNKIWSDWSEPVTIYDEETVDSILLSLTLFSLLIFLGSLLICACRRYRLLEVITTPFPGPTDKVTTWLATDETHHQKQNSVQMEMQSEVILRISEDNGDEDIKQHTYLKKSEDL
- the LOC125688409 gene encoding interleukin-5 receptor subunit alpha-like isoform X1 — translated: MAHVTYVPVVLMLSFFQHKTLFSTGLARRQPDVVDELRLRNDLQVTKKESQVILYWNNNLTKEETEKYSVKYILSYTFFDTFQERKERLQEKKKRIRLELHTGFKARVKTQVFMKETEDLIKESGWTECTYRSPPVYIQNLSCVIYNVSFFNCTWHIKAEDPADVQYFFSYRHIEKYFECQQYIKNARNKNIGCHMKDTSFQPLRKIILNISVVDLRNNSRRLSYYKGFTPQKIEKLNPPINVSVSLENRSIKIHWKPPPTIGSREKKCFKYQVKITDSKIVDVSEEKYEYLLLRPAKKCTAQVRAKKEVCITNKIWSDWSEPVTIYDEETVDSILLSLTLFSLLIFLGSLLICACRRYRLLEVITTPFPGPTDKVTTWLATDETHHQKQNSVQMEMQSEVILRISEDNGDEDIKQHTYLKKSEDL